The genomic region TTATCTTATGACCCATGCTTATGCGCATTTGGATTAAGAATGTATgcaaatgaaaattattggGAACGGTAAATGCTTCATTTATGCAGATCCATATATTTAGGCAATAAAcgaaaatttttaattttaacaaaaaaatactgaaaaaatgcataaagATAGAAGGCGTAATTTAAATAGCTAAAAATGCAAAAtctataattatttttctatagtctttttttttacctACTTTAActtattgtaaaaaaattttactTATTTACAAACGACTGCTATTAATTCAGTATCACTTTTGCTATCACATAGATTGTTTACTTTTTAATTCAACATTCatacataaatatggaaaatacTAAATGTGCAAGCGAGTATAATGAACTGCTTGATTGTTTGGAAAAATTTGATAGGTTTCTTTGAAcatgaataaaatatatttacatatatcaGTGAACTactttttatgaaaatatataataaatatctaaagtgtacatatatagtgtgacaaatatatattccacattatttttcatgATAATACTTTTTCTCCCATGCTTACACACAGGAATTGGGGGAAATGCCAAGATcaattaaaattgtttcGATTTTGTTACTACCAAAAGGATGATATCATTGACacggaaaaaaaataactgaATTCATTGATTGGATCGACACAGAATAAAACGACGAATTACCAAAccgaatataataaaattcatGAATTAATCAAAACCCTTTTTAACGGATATTTTGTTTactccatttttatttcgaaATTCTACATGGTACACCTGTACCCATATAACATAGaatgttttataaatattcatttgaaaattttaatttataatatttttttcaagttatatactatttgtttctattttttcctttttttatttagaaaaattataataattttttaattaaataaataagaaataataaaaaatatatatattattatgacacttttcataataatgtgtcaaaatattatacaattttttcatgTGTGTAATGCTAAAAAGTGTTGCAAACAAAATAGTGGTATTATTTACAACTGTTggggaaaataaaataaaaataaatttgcaatttaaaaaaaaataataagtacaaaatttatcaacaattttttctatatatttttttcaccaATCGCATCTGGTAATTTTGTCTAcattacatttatatttgttttattcatttatttatagatTTGTGTCTCTTTATgtatagaaatataaatacattgAACTAAAATAGCCAAGAGTTTATCTAAAGtgtcatttttatttgttcatattttttgtatttaaaaatgcGTTTTTAGACgctaaataatattattgttaaaaagaaaagaatgGATGCCGAATTAAATGAAAGTGTGCACGTCGATGACACCAAAAaggaaattaaaaagagaaaaaaaagaaaaaaaaaaattataataaatgttaaaaaaaaagttcctaaaaaaaatataacgataaatgaaaatgtgATCAGCGATGCCACGGAAATGGAAAATTCGATAAATAAGGAAATTTTGGACATTAGTATAGATAATACAATTAACGCTAGTAGAGCTAGTACACTTGACGCTAGCAGAAGTAGCACAATTAACGCTAGCAGAAGTAGCACAATTAACGCTAGCAGAAGTAGTACAATCGATATTCCTCAAACTAGTATATCCAATagtaaaacaaattataaaatgaaCACTAAAAAAGGTAATCGTACCCCTAAGGATAATCAAATCGCCAATTTTTTTGGAAGGGAATACAACGCTAAAGaggtaaataaaaagaaaaaataacacATAATTATAGTATTACTTATTCATATTCGAAGAAACACTTAGGACGGaattatcaaattttttgttttggagttttattgttttttcgCTTTTccttttcgtttttttcaattaattttattattttttcatactCCAAATCTTATAGATAATGCGATGCCAAATATCCGACTTCCTTCTAAAACGgtgaaaaaatacaatGGCGCCAAATGTTTCAGTGCCAGCCTCTCTCTTTAGCctatatttacaaaaataaaaagaaaataaaaaactaGCAACCCATAATAACAGCTCGAGTTTGCACAtcgaaaaagaaaattaatttCAATTTCATGCTTCCttcgattttttataatttagtaataatataaatctGCACATTTTTGGTAGCATAACATGCATATGGATTGACATATTCTCCGACGCTATAAGCATATATGTACACTGTTCAACACCCCCCATTTGAGGaataattgttttaaaaattaataagaAACATGTGAATAATATCTATGCATATTTCTTGTTCATACGCCCATATATACacaatacatatatgcgtatatatccatatttttatatctatCAAATATAACGTTTTTtcgtattatatataaaatattacagtttatttttattttaatgttttttattatgtgcCATAAATAATGCAGAGCATACATAGTATgcaaacaaaataatgtttcataaaaaatgaatatacataaagggaaaaaagtaaaaatcataacataaatatatatacatatacatttattttatttttttattatcaacaCATAATTGTAtctttttttgatatttctCTTTTTAAAAGCTTAAtcctttttatatatcttatttttttcatttaaaactGGTATagattattttcattttttacgTAGTTCTGAACGAAATAAGTATAAAGATTGAGTCGTAAAATATAAGCACCTTTTTTTACTATGAATACAATTCATAACAAAACCTACTAATAGCATACCTCCATAATACTCACATggatatacatatatatatttatgtataatattttgtggcgatactatttttttgtataattatGAGAAAAGTATATCAGCTTCCATCGTGTTCTCGTTTTGCCTAAATCGTTATTCCCAAAAAATTAAGTCACAAGCAAATATAGTATATTTTGGTAATTTTTTGATGGGGTATATCTACATAACAATTATCTTTGTTTGGGTTTAGGGGTACTTCCCTcagaaaatttattttttagttttCTTCTCAAagttttaatatatctGCATCGTCCAGTACCAATTgtatttcttctttttgCTTTTACTGACCAGTTAAATCTTCTTTTCTTAGCATCTGGATATCCGCATGAAGCacatctttttttttgtaaatgaTAACTTCGTTTTCCACATCTTAAGCAAAGGAAATGACTTTTTCCATTTCTCTTACCAAATGACCCTGTACCTTTTCCAGCTTTAcc from Plasmodium berghei ANKA genome assembly, chromosome: 8 harbors:
- a CDS encoding 60S ribosomal protein L37, putative, with the protein product MGKAGKGTGSFGKRNGKSHFLCLRCGKRSYHLQKKRCASCGYPDAKKRRFNWSVKAKRRNTIGTGRCRYIKTLRRKLKNKFSEGSTPKPKQR